GAGCAAACAGTTCCTCGATTTTGAAGAGTTGGAACTTTACGGCATCACAACCTACAGCGGCCGCCGTGTCAATAAAGCGAAAGCAGCGCTCCAAATCGCGGTGGTGATTGCTGGATACTTCGGCGACGAAAAGAGGCTTGGTCATAAAATCTCCCGAAGCGTGGTGATGACTCGATCTTGGTCGGATTCTGCCAGCCCAGAATAGAGCGGCAGGGTGATCACTTCCCGGTAATAAGCTTCTGCCCCAGGGAAGTCTCCATCCTTGAACCCCTGTGTCCGGTAATAGGGCTGGGTATGCACCGGGATGTAGTGGAGATTGACAAGGATGCGCCGCTCCCGTAGCGTCTCGAAAACCTCCCGCCGGCTCTTTCTGATCCGGTCGAGGTGAAGCCGGACGACATAAAGGTGAAAGGCGGACAAGGCGTTCGCATCCCTCCAGGGGCGCGTGAGAGGGAAGTCGCTAAGCCCCT
This region of Geoalkalibacter ferrihydriticus DSM 17813 genomic DNA includes:
- a CDS encoding DegT/DnrJ/EryC1/StrS family aminotransferase produces the protein MSAFHLYVVRLHLDRIRKSRREVFETLRERRILVNLHYIPVHTQPYYRTQGFKDGDFPGAEAYYREVITLPLYSGLAESDQDRVITTLREIL